From the genome of Azospirillaceae bacterium, one region includes:
- the rpsG gene encoding 30S ribosomal protein S7, giving the protein MSRRRRAEKREILPDAKYGDRVLSKFMNCLMYDGKKSAAEAIVYGALTRVEGRTKQDPVQVFHEALGNVKPYLEVRSRRVGGATYQVPVEVRSERAQALAIRWIIAAARARSENTMTERLSAELLDAAAQRGTAVKKREDTHRMAEANKAFSHYRW; this is encoded by the coding sequence ATGTCCCGCCGCCGCCGCGCAGAGAAGCGCGAGATCCTGCCGGACGCCAAGTACGGCGACCGCGTTCTGTCCAAGTTCATGAACTGCCTCATGTACGACGGCAAGAAGTCGGCCGCAGAGGCAATCGTGTACGGGGCGCTCACTCGCGTCGAAGGTCGCACCAAGCAAGATCCGGTGCAGGTCTTCCACGAGGCGCTCGGGAACGTGAAGCCTTATCTCGAGGTGCGGTCCCGCCGCGTCGGCGGCGCCACCTACCAGGTGCCGGTTGAGGTGCGCTCGGAGCGCGCCCAGGCGCTGGCCATCCGCTGGATCATTGCCGCGGCCCGGGCCCGTTCCGAAAACACCATGACCGAGCGGCTCTCCGCCGAACTTCTCGATGCCGCCGCCCAGCGTGGCACGGCCGTGAAGAAGCGTGAGGACACGCACCGCATGGCCGAGGCCAACAAGGCCTTCTCGCACTACCGCTGGTAA
- the rimO gene encoding 30S ribosomal protein S12 methylthiotransferase RimO, which yields MDRTIPKVGIVSLGCPKALVDSERILTRLRAEGYAVSPTYEGADVVLVNTCGFLDSARAESLDAIGEALNENGKVIVTGCLGAEAELIRDKYPNVLAVTGPQQYEQVVAAVHEVAPPQHHPFFDLVPPQGIRLTPRHYAYLKISEGCNHRCSFCIIPKMRGDLVSRPASDVLREAEKLAKAGVKEILVVSQDTSAYGVDIRHAESKWQGRQVKARMTELCRELGELGVWIRLHYVYPYPHVDEVIPLMAEGKILPYLDIPFQHASPSVLKSMRRPANQEKVLERIRNWRRICPDLTIRSTFIVGFPGETEEDVDLLIDWLGEAQIDRLGCFKYEDVQGATANDLPNHVPAEVKEARWNRVMAAQQSISAARMEAKIGRTIEVLVDEVDEDGAIGRSHADAPEIDGNVFLNGETNVKPGDLVRVKVEHAEDYDLWGAIEKD from the coding sequence ATGGACCGGACGATCCCAAAAGTCGGCATCGTGAGCCTCGGCTGCCCCAAGGCGCTCGTGGACTCCGAACGCATTCTCACCCGCCTCCGCGCGGAAGGCTACGCCGTCTCGCCCACCTACGAGGGTGCGGACGTCGTGCTGGTGAACACCTGCGGATTCCTCGACAGCGCGCGCGCGGAGAGCCTGGACGCCATCGGGGAGGCGTTGAACGAGAACGGCAAGGTCATCGTGACCGGCTGCCTGGGGGCGGAAGCCGAGCTGATTCGGGACAAGTACCCGAACGTCCTGGCGGTCACCGGCCCGCAGCAATACGAGCAGGTCGTGGCAGCTGTCCACGAAGTCGCCCCGCCGCAGCACCACCCGTTCTTCGACCTGGTGCCCCCACAGGGAATCCGGCTCACCCCCCGCCATTACGCGTACCTGAAGATTTCGGAGGGCTGCAATCATCGGTGCAGCTTCTGCATCATTCCGAAGATGCGCGGCGATTTGGTCAGCCGACCCGCGTCGGACGTGCTGCGGGAAGCCGAGAAGCTGGCGAAGGCCGGGGTCAAGGAGATCCTGGTGGTGTCGCAGGACACGTCGGCCTATGGCGTGGACATCCGGCATGCCGAGAGCAAGTGGCAGGGGCGTCAGGTGAAGGCCCGAATGACCGAGCTGTGCCGGGAACTCGGCGAGCTGGGCGTCTGGATTCGCCTCCACTACGTCTACCCCTACCCGCACGTGGACGAGGTCATCCCGCTCATGGCGGAGGGAAAGATCCTCCCCTACCTCGACATCCCGTTCCAGCACGCGAGCCCCTCGGTGCTGAAGTCCATGCGCCGCCCGGCGAATCAGGAGAAGGTGCTGGAGCGCATACGCAACTGGCGGCGCATCTGCCCGGACCTGACGATTCGCTCGACCTTCATCGTCGGTTTCCCCGGCGAGACCGAAGAGGACGTGGATCTGCTGATCGACTGGCTGGGCGAGGCACAGATCGATCGCCTCGGTTGCTTCAAGTACGAGGACGTCCAGGGCGCCACGGCCAACGACCTGCCGAACCATGTCCCGGCGGAGGTGAAGGAAGCGCGCTGGAATCGGGTCATGGCCGCCCAACAGTCCATCAGCGCCGCGCGGATGGAGGCCAAGATCGGCCGCACGATCGAGGTCCTGGTGGATGAGGTGGACGAGGATGGCGCAATCGGACGCTCCCACGCCGACGCCCCCGAAATCGACGGCAACGTCTTCCTGAACGGCGAGACCAACGTCAAACCCGGCGATCTCGTCCGCGTCAAAGTGGAGCACGCCGAAGATTACGACCTCTGGGGCGCCATTGAAAAAGACTAG
- the rpsL gene encoding 30S ribosomal protein S12 — translation MPTINQLIRKPREPNVARNKVPALEACPQKRGVCTRVYTTTPKKPNSALRKVARVRLTNGFEVTSYIPGEGHNLQEHSVVLIRGGRVKDLPGVRYHILRGTLDTQGVKDRKQRRSLYGAKRPK, via the coding sequence ATGCCGACGATCAACCAGCTGATCCGCAAGCCGCGGGAACCGAACGTGGCTCGCAACAAGGTGCCGGCCCTCGAGGCCTGCCCGCAGAAGCGCGGCGTGTGCACGCGCGTCTACACCACGACCCCGAAGAAGCCGAACTCGGCGCTCCGTAAGGTGGCGCGCGTGCGGCTGACCAACGGCTTCGAGGTCACCAGCTACATCCCCGGCGAGGGGCACAACCTGCAGGAGCACTCTGTGGTGCTGATCCGTGGCGGTCGCGTTAAGGACCTGCCCGGTGTGCGCTATCACATCCTGCGCGGCACCCTCGACACCCAGGGCGTCAAGGATCGCAAGCAGCGCCGTTCGCTGTACGGCGCCAAGCGTCCCAAGTAA